Proteins found in one Caldisericia bacterium genomic segment:
- a CDS encoding endonuclease V, whose protein sequence is MKREEVIKKFLKEEERLKRSFQIKKLEKVPNIIVFLDSSYFNDKIISCFLFYDFINKITLKKKYLLNKVKFPYIPTYLSLREGEFYIKGLKNEKFDLIVVDGQGIAHPRKIGVATYLGLKLNKPSIGIAKNLLYGEYNSLGNKRWDLSFIKDKEGSVLGFALRTRENTKPIFVSIGNLIDIEDILFIIKNLEIKTRIPEPLREVHLYSKELKRRIFENIHNR, encoded by the coding sequence ATGAAGAGGGAAGAAGTTATTAAAAAATTTTTAAAAGAAGAGGAGAGACTCAAAAGGAGTTTTCAAATAAAAAAACTCGAAAAAGTTCCTAATATTATTGTTTTTCTTGATTCATCATATTTTAATGATAAAATTATCTCTTGCTTTTTGTTTTATGATTTTATTAACAAAATTACACTAAAGAAAAAATATTTATTGAATAAGGTTAAATTTCCATATATACCAACATATCTCTCTTTAAGAGAGGGTGAATTTTATATAAAGGGGTTAAAAAATGAAAAATTTGATTTAATTGTGGTTGATGGTCAAGGAATTGCTCATCCGAGAAAAATTGGAGTTGCAACATATTTAGGTTTAAAACTAAATAAACCTTCAATTGGAATTGCAAAAAATCTTCTTTATGGAGAATATAATTCATTAGGAAACAAAAGATGGGATTTAAGTTTTATAAAAGATAAAGAAGGTAGTGTTCTTGGTTTTGCATTAAGAACAAGAGAAAATACAAAACCAATTTTTGTTTCAATTGGAAATTTAATTGATATAGAAGATATTCTTTTTATAATAAAAAATCTTGAGATAAAAACAAGAATTCCAGAGCCACTAAGAGAGGTTCATTTATATTCAAAAGAGTTAAAAAGGAGGATTTTTGAAAATATTCATAACAGGTGA
- a CDS encoding DUF4097 family beta strand repeat-containing protein has protein sequence MSERDELIKKIQELFNQGKISESIMKRLIDEVNKRLKEEKIEKRFKKIFLESISEDIKIIGRDDINGVVFDYGKEGFNIEEKEDALYIRSKIKSLSININILGFLTKEESLGESLKIFVPTDVDLFVSTISGDINIENISGSLKVKSVSGDIEVKNIDGEIDLYSISGDIDVEEIKGNFKLNTKSGDINAKKINKSGFIKSYSGDIEIKEGDLEKGYFSTFSGDISLLNISLKESIEIKTISGDINLITPTKDIDIIIDTKTGEGEIVYEGEKTKITKGEIGFGLKDKILNIKTLSGNYKIEVV, from the coding sequence ATGAGTGAAAGAGATGAACTTATTAAAAAAATTCAAGAACTATTTAATCAGGGAAAGATAAGTGAATCTATTATGAAAAGATTGATTGATGAGGTTAATAAAAGATTAAAGGAAGAGAAAATAGAGAAAAGGTTTAAAAAAATTTTTCTTGAATCAATATCTGAAGATATAAAAATTATTGGAAGAGATGATATAAATGGAGTTGTTTTTGATTATGGAAAAGAGGGTTTTAATATTGAGGAGAAAGAAGATGCTCTTTATATAAGATCCAAAATTAAAAGTCTAAGTATCAATATAAATATTCTTGGATTTTTAACAAAAGAGGAGTCTTTAGGTGAAAGTTTAAAAATTTTTGTACCAACTGATGTAGATTTATTTGTAAGCACTATATCTGGAGATATAAATATTGAAAACATAAGTGGATCTTTAAAAGTTAAAAGTGTTAGCGGTGATATTGAAGTTAAGAATATTGATGGTGAAATCGATTTATACTCAATTAGTGGCGATATTGATGTAGAAGAAATTAAAGGTAATTTTAAATTAAATACAAAATCTGGAGATATAAATGCAAAAAAAATTAATAAAAGCGGATTTATTAAGAGTTATTCTGGTGATATAGAAATAAAAGAAGGAGATTTAGAAAAAGGGTATTTTTCAACTTTCAGTGGCGACATCTCACTTTTAAATATTTCACTAAAAGAATCGATTGAAATAAAAACAATCTCAGGAGATATTAATTTAATTACACCAACAAAAGACATAGATATAATAATCGACACAAAAACTGGCGAGGGAGAAATTGTTTATGAAGGAGAGAAAACAAAAATAACAAAAGGTGAAATTGGTTTTGGATTAAAGGACAAGATATTAAACATTAAAACTTTAAGCGGGAATTATAAAATTGAAGTTGTTTAA
- a CDS encoding DUF2089 domain-containing protein — translation MKKLPSKCPSCGANLIITELACEKCKTIVRGEFPLNRFLLLSPQEENFLLVFLISRGNLKEVQERLNISYPTAKSRLEEVIKSLGLSEEEKKEKEEREKGKIEKIEDILKKIESGDLTGEEALKLIEEEENE, via the coding sequence ATGAAAAAATTACCATCAAAGTGCCCATCATGTGGAGCAAATTTAATAATAACAGAACTCGCTTGTGAAAAGTGTAAAACAATTGTAAGAGGTGAGTTTCCTCTTAATAGGTTTCTTTTACTTTCGCCTCAAGAAGAAAATTTTCTTCTTGTATTTTTAATTTCAAGAGGAAATTTAAAAGAGGTTCAGGAAAGATTAAATATTTCTTATCCAACTGCAAAAAGTCGTCTTGAAGAAGTAATAAAATCGTTGGGTTTAAGTGAAGAGGAGAAGAAGGAAAAAGAAGAAAGGGAAAAAGGAAAAATTGAAAAAATTGAAGATATATTAAAAAAAATTGAAAGTGGAGATTTAACAGGAGAAGAAGCCTTAAAATTGATTGAGGAGGAAGAGAATGAGTGA
- a CDS encoding NTPase, translating to MKIFITGESGVGKTTLIEEIGEILKSKGIKISGFITKEERKDGKRIGFKIVDLVSKKEYLFASKLISSEIKFGNYFLHIENLEKVLNESLKIPFKYLIIDEIGKMEFYSNFFKEKVFNLMKSEKNIISVLHRDFVDIFKNYGKIFILTRENRDSIKKEILKLI from the coding sequence TTGAAAATATTCATAACAGGTGAAAGTGGAGTTGGAAAAACAACTTTAATTGAAGAAATAGGGGAGATTTTAAAAAGCAAAGGAATAAAAATATCTGGATTTATAACAAAAGAGGAAAGAAAAGATGGAAAAAGAATTGGTTTTAAAATTGTAGATCTTGTCTCTAAAAAAGAGTATCTATTTGCATCAAAATTGATCTCAAGTGAAATTAAATTTGGAAATTATTTTCTTCACATTGAAAATTTAGAAAAAGTTTTAAATGAATCATTAAAGATTCCCTTTAAATATTTAATAATCGATGAAATAGGGAAAATGGAGTTTTATTCAAATTTTTTTAAAGAAAAAGTTTTTAATCTTATGAAAAGTGAGAAAAATATAATTTCAGTTCTTCATAGAGATTTTGTTGATATTTTTAAAAATTATGGGAAAATTTTTATATTAACAAGAGAAAATAGAGATTCAATAAAAAAAGAGATTTTAAAATTAATTTAA
- a CDS encoding P1 family peptidase — protein sequence MKGVYFGHYEDFEGITGVSVLIFPEGVVASCDVRGSAPGTREISLLEPIRLINKIHGISLAGGSAFGLSAASGVMRYLREKNIGFETPFGKVPIVSSAIIFDLGIGKRDAFPDEEMGYKACLSLSEEPHEGSFGAGTGATVGKILGMDRAMKSGVGFYSDKILGVEVAAFSVVNAFGDIYEDGKIIAGARKLIGKGFLNTEEYLKSFLGKLTISKIENTTLVVVITDAKIEKWEAKKISEMAHDGIARAIKPVHTMIDGDIVFTVSTCKGKEIDLTTLGTYAAKVTEKSIIRAVKVSKSLGGIPSYEDLKNSIQEDNQESS from the coding sequence ATGAAAGGAGTATATTTTGGTCATTATGAGGATTTTGAAGGAATAACAGGAGTTTCAGTTTTAATTTTTCCAGAAGGAGTAGTTGCAAGTTGCGATGTAAGAGGTTCTGCACCAGGAACAAGAGAAATCTCTCTTCTTGAACCAATAAGGTTAATAAATAAAATTCATGGTATATCTCTTGCAGGGGGAAGCGCTTTTGGTCTTTCTGCTGCCTCTGGTGTTATGAGGTATTTAAGAGAAAAAAATATCGGTTTTGAAACACCTTTTGGAAAAGTTCCAATAGTTTCATCTGCTATAATTTTTGATCTTGGTATTGGAAAGAGAGATGCCTTTCCAGACGAAGAGATGGGTTATAAGGCTTGTCTTTCCTTATCAGAAGAGCCTCATGAAGGCTCCTTTGGTGCTGGAACTGGTGCAACAGTTGGTAAAATTTTAGGGATGGATAGAGCAATGAAAAGCGGTGTTGGTTTTTATTCTGATAAAATTTTGGGGGTTGAAGTTGCTGCGTTTTCAGTGGTGAATGCTTTTGGTGATATTTATGAAGATGGAAAAATAATTGCTGGTGCAAGAAAATTAATTGGAAAAGGTTTTTTAAATACTGAAGAATATCTTAAATCTTTTTTAGGAAAACTTACAATAAGTAAAATTGAAAATACAACTCTTGTGGTTGTAATAACTGATGCAAAGATTGAGAAATGGGAGGCTAAAAAAATAAGTGAAATGGCTCATGATGGAATAGCAAGAGCAATAAAACCAGTTCATACTATGATTGATGGTGATATTGTTTTTACTGTTAGCACATGTAAAGGAAAAGAAATTGACCTTACAACTCTTGGAACTTATGCTGCAAAAGTAACTGAAAAATCTATAATAAGAGCAGTAAAGGTTTCAAAAAGTTTAGGGGGGATTCCCTCATATGAAGATTTAAAAAATTCTATCCAAGAAGATAATCAAGAATCATCATAA
- a CDS encoding stalk domain-containing protein — protein sequence MNKNYKILFFLILIILSIGYNGKIILSKVSETNENNSPLLFGIGMHIEPLGPTFQNKDLQKVGGYYNDQLFENHKNYILNFLDMIEKYNGKATIQVQSPFTEVIINKKETLLSDIEKRGHEIALHFHEDAHLGKNSELLSFNEWCNVIKEEISLIKKCNVKNEILYMSGGNLYKDLLKAASCAGIKIIGDYKNPKTQETDYRIIGINPFRPSDGPANLDEFVIHDPKGNVVFLPEGLYDPEIFKNKNKISDEEWFNKLKEFLLKSISVKSKNLVNVFHITIHPGEFQIKLLEDFIKNVVDPLVKEGKIKWATFSEMYNEYIEWEENYNKNKYVPETLFEIDNQPEEALNKIELFVNEKFGYFNNEKFIIDSPPLIIKGRTLVPIRFITEILGGKVFWNGSEKRVDINIDTLKGVVKISFFINSNYYFVNDKKLLLDVPPIIISGRTYVPLRVFVEALNYKIEWIPDQNKIKIISINLNSDYDNDSLTIKEEYKFMFNPLKKDTDGNGLIDYVEANLGKNIKNITYKKVEGVELKFDIYYPNFANSLLPCIVYIHGGAWVSGSKENIRNNPEFHMFRNFGFIVVSIDYRLAPQYKFPAQIEDSKSAIRFLRKESEKFGIDINKIGAFGTSAGGHLVSLLGTTDSTNGFDVGENLLYSSRVNFVIDYFGPTDLSRMPNKNGLIPIFGSIDENNLLKYSPIYYVSKDDPPFLIIHGEKDDAVPIEQSEILYNALLKEGILVKFIRVKNGGHGFKPIGGLISPNRFDIAFEALKFSLEQIKV from the coding sequence ATGAATAAAAATTATAAAATTTTATTTTTTTTAATTTTAATTATTTTATCTATAGGATATAATGGTAAAATTATTCTTTCTAAAGTAAGTGAAACAAATGAAAATAATTCACCGCTTTTATTTGGAATTGGAATGCATATTGAACCACTCGGTCCAACATTTCAAAATAAAGATTTACAAAAAGTTGGTGGTTATTATAATGATCAATTATTTGAAAATCATAAAAATTATATACTTAATTTTCTTGATATGATAGAAAAATATAATGGTAAAGCAACAATTCAAGTTCAATCACCTTTTACAGAAGTTATTATAAATAAAAAAGAGACATTACTTAGTGATATTGAAAAAAGAGGACATGAAATAGCGCTTCATTTTCATGAAGATGCTCATCTTGGAAAAAATTCTGAATTACTTTCTTTTAATGAATGGTGCAATGTAATTAAAGAAGAGATCTCTTTAATTAAAAAATGTAATGTAAAAAATGAAATTTTATATATGAGTGGTGGAAATTTATATAAAGATCTTTTAAAAGCAGCATCTTGTGCAGGTATTAAAATTATTGGTGATTATAAAAATCCCAAAACTCAAGAGACAGATTATAGGATTATTGGAATAAATCCTTTTAGGCCATCAGATGGACCAGCTAACCTTGATGAATTTGTTATTCATGATCCTAAAGGAAATGTAGTTTTTCTTCCAGAGGGTTTATATGATCCTGAAATTTTTAAAAATAAAAACAAAATTAGCGATGAGGAGTGGTTTAATAAATTAAAAGAATTTCTCTTAAAGTCTATTTCAGTTAAATCTAAAAATTTAGTAAATGTTTTTCATATAACTATTCATCCAGGAGAATTTCAAATTAAATTACTTGAAGATTTTATAAAGAATGTGGTTGATCCTCTTGTTAAGGAAGGAAAAATAAAATGGGCAACATTTTCAGAAATGTATAATGAATATATTGAATGGGAGGAAAATTATAATAAAAATAAATATGTTCCTGAAACTCTTTTTGAAATTGATAATCAGCCAGAAGAAGCCCTTAATAAAATTGAACTTTTTGTTAATGAAAAATTTGGATATTTCAATAATGAAAAATTTATAATTGATTCTCCACCCTTAATTATAAAAGGAAGAACTTTAGTTCCAATAAGATTTATAACAGAAATTCTCGGAGGTAAAGTTTTTTGGAATGGTTCTGAAAAAAGAGTAGATATTAATATTGATACATTGAAAGGTGTTGTTAAAATCTCATTTTTTATAAACTCAAACTACTATTTTGTTAATGATAAAAAATTATTACTTGATGTTCCGCCTATTATTATTTCAGGAAGAACTTATGTTCCATTAAGAGTTTTTGTTGAGGCATTAAATTATAAAATAGAATGGATTCCTGATCAAAATAAAATAAAAATAATCTCAATTAATTTAAATAGTGATTATGATAATGATTCATTAACAATAAAAGAAGAGTATAAATTTATGTTTAATCCTCTTAAAAAAGACACAGATGGAAATGGATTGATTGATTATGTTGAAGCAAATTTAGGAAAAAATATAAAAAATATAACTTATAAAAAGGTTGAAGGAGTTGAATTAAAATTTGATATATATTATCCAAATTTTGCAAATTCTCTTTTGCCTTGTATTGTGTATATTCATGGTGGAGCATGGGTTAGTGGTTCAAAAGAAAATATTAGAAACAATCCAGAATTTCATATGTTTAGAAATTTTGGTTTTATTGTAGTTTCAATAGATTATAGACTCGCTCCTCAATATAAATTTCCAGCACAAATAGAAGATTCCAAAAGTGCTATAAGGTTTTTAAGAAAAGAAAGTGAAAAATTTGGAATAGATATAAATAAAATTGGTGCTTTTGGAACAAGTGCAGGTGGTCATCTTGTTTCTCTTTTAGGAACAACAGATTCAACTAATGGTTTTGATGTTGGAGAAAATCTTTTATATTCAAGTAGAGTCAACTTTGTTATTGATTATTTTGGTCCAACAGATTTATCGAGAATGCCAAATAAAAATGGTTTAATACCCATTTTTGGTTCAATTGACGAAAATAATTTATTAAAATATAGTCCTATTTATTATGTATCTAAAGACGATCCTCCATTTTTAATTATTCATGGCGAAAAGGATGATGCAGTACCAATTGAACAAAGCGAGATTTTATATAATGCTTTATTAAAAGAAGGAATTTTAGTTAAATTTATAAGAGTTAAAAATGGAGGTCATGGTTTTAAACCTATTGGTGGATTAATTAGTCCCAATAGATTTGATATTGCTTTTGAAGCACTAAAATTTTCACTTGAACAAATAAAAGTTTGA
- a CDS encoding nitroreductase family protein, with amino-acid sequence MGDILEIIKTRRSIRHYKKEKIKEDEILKILEAGRWAPSASNNQPWRFIVIYDENQIKKIGEVAKILTINNFVASAPLIIVIYTERKHRWVDLDCGMCAENMMLEAHSLGIGSCFIGAFRENKLKQILNLPKDFYIVGLITFGYPEGEIKAKERIELSQLVKYNYYSKENFKPKLNFKNIFLNIIGKFFKSK; translated from the coding sequence ATGGGAGATATTCTTGAAATTATTAAAACAAGGAGAAGTATAAGACATTATAAAAAGGAAAAAATAAAAGAAGATGAGATTTTAAAAATCTTAGAAGCAGGAAGGTGGGCTCCATCAGCAAGTAATAATCAACCATGGAGATTTATTGTAATTTATGATGAAAATCAAATAAAAAAGATAGGTGAAGTTGCAAAAATATTAACTATAAACAATTTTGTTGCATCAGCGCCTTTAATAATAGTTATTTATACTGAAAGAAAACATAGATGGGTTGATCTTGATTGTGGAATGTGTGCAGAAAATATGATGCTTGAGGCTCACTCTTTAGGAATTGGAAGTTGTTTTATAGGAGCATTTAGAGAGAATAAATTAAAACAGATCCTTAATTTACCAAAAGATTTCTATATTGTTGGTTTAATAACATTTGGATATCCAGAAGGAGAAATAAAAGCAAAAGAAAGAATTGAACTTTCTCAACTTGTTAAATATAATTACTACTCTAAAGAGAATTTTAAACCTAAATTAAACTTTAAAAATATTTTTCTTAATATAATTGGAAAATTTTTCAAAAGCAAATAG
- a CDS encoding sensor domain-containing diguanylate cyclase, whose protein sequence is MYLIIFSLFASKIILNLNREKRIEDLIREGALLLTSYLGDRESFLKNILKIARELVDADSASIIEIRNGEYKFVAWENIKDDVIYKIENEFKVKKPKNLEEIKETKRLLKLDDVYKVPYWIKLTDLRSYIGVPIIFKGEVVAILNVDSKKVGKFKDKDLRYLKTFSKIISTIYEKDETIKDIRALNLKLEDLSCTDPLTNLLNRRKFKEVVLYNIETFLRRNENFQIIMIDIDNFKSINDNYGHLEGDNFLINFGNLLKRNVRKIDFVFRYGGDEFLILLPNTPPPTPEIVMERINREFRKIFSNSIKNLNVGISYGSINFLEYYTNLSTKAKELSSELIYEDLLKELDTSLYYSKKLKRIT, encoded by the coding sequence ATGTATTTAATAATTTTCTCTCTTTTTGCTAGTAAAATTATATTAAATTTAAATAGAGAAAAAAGAATAGAAGATTTAATTAGAGAAGGGGCTCTTTTATTAACTTCTTATTTAGGAGATAGAGAGAGTTTTTTAAAAAATATTTTAAAAATTGCAAGAGAACTTGTTGATGCAGATTCAGCATCTATAATTGAAATTAGAAATGGAGAATATAAATTTGTTGCATGGGAGAATATTAAAGATGATGTAATTTATAAAATAGAAAATGAATTTAAAGTAAAAAAACCTAAAAATCTTGAAGAGATAAAAGAAACAAAACGCCTTCTGAAACTTGATGATGTTTATAAAGTGCCTTATTGGATAAAATTGACAGACTTAAGATCTTACATAGGTGTACCTATAATTTTTAAGGGAGAGGTTGTTGCTATTTTAAATGTTGATTCAAAAAAAGTGGGAAAATTTAAAGACAAAGATTTAAGATACCTTAAAACATTCTCAAAAATAATTTCAACAATTTATGAAAAAGATGAGACGATAAAAGATATTAGAGCACTGAATTTAAAATTGGAAGATTTATCATGCACAGATCCTTTAACTAATCTTCTTAACAGAAGAAAATTTAAAGAAGTTGTACTTTATAATATTGAAACATTTTTGAGAAGAAATGAAAACTTTCAAATTATTATGATTGATATTGATAATTTTAAATCTATTAATGATAATTATGGGCATCTTGAAGGAGACAATTTTTTAATTAATTTTGGTAATTTATTAAAAAGAAATGTAAGAAAAATTGATTTTGTTTTTAGATATGGTGGAGATGAATTTCTTATTCTTCTTCCAAATACTCCTCCCCCAACACCAGAAATAGTAATGGAAAGAATAAATAGAGAATTTAGAAAAATATTTTCAAATTCAATAAAAAATTTAAATGTTGGAATTTCTTATGGGTCAATTAACTTTTTAGAATATTACACTAATTTGTCCACAAAAGCAAAAGAATTAAGTTCAGAATTAATTTATGAAGATCTTTTAAAAGAACTTGATACATCCCTTTATTATTCAAAAAAATTAAAGAGGATAACTTAA
- a CDS encoding ZIP family metal transporter yields the protein MNWAIFLGLIIPGLLTGIGSLPILFIKKNISFKYIDALLGFAAGVMLAATFFSLLLPSLKMGGILITIFGLISGAIFLSILDKITPHTHFIKGNEGPSSRLKKIWLFIYAITLHNLPEGLAVGVGFGSGDFKSGFIIATAIGLQNMPEGLAVALPLFGEGYSKGKSLGISFLTGIFEPIMAFLGFLLVKIFIKILPFALSFAGGAMLYVISDEIIPESHKNGYEKEATFSIILGFIVMMILDYLLG from the coding sequence ATGAATTGGGCAATTTTTTTAGGACTTATTATTCCTGGACTTTTAACAGGAATTGGTTCTTTACCAATTTTGTTTATAAAAAAGAACATCTCATTTAAATATATAGATGCACTTCTTGGATTTGCAGCAGGAGTTATGCTTGCTGCAACCTTTTTCAGTTTACTTTTACCATCTCTTAAAATGGGTGGAATTTTAATAACAATCTTTGGATTAATTTCTGGTGCTATATTTCTATCGATTCTTGATAAAATAACCCCACATACCCATTTTATAAAAGGAAACGAAGGACCAAGTTCAAGATTAAAAAAGATATGGCTTTTTATTTATGCAATTACTCTTCACAATTTGCCAGAAGGTCTTGCTGTTGGAGTTGGTTTTGGTTCAGGTGATTTTAAATCTGGTTTTATAATTGCAACTGCGATTGGTCTTCAAAATATGCCAGAAGGTCTTGCTGTTGCCCTTCCCCTTTTTGGTGAAGGATATTCAAAGGGAAAATCTCTTGGGATTTCATTTTTAACAGGAATTTTTGAACCAATAATGGCTTTTTTAGGTTTTTTACTTGTAAAAATATTTATAAAAATTCTTCCATTTGCTTTGTCTTTTGCAGGAGGAGCGATGCTTTATGTAATTTCAGATGAAATTATTCCAGAAAGTCATAAAAATGGTTATGAAAAAGAGGCAACATTTTCAATAATTTTAGGTTTTATTGTTATGATGATTCTTGATTATCTTCTTGGATAG
- the sfsA gene encoding DNA/RNA nuclease SfsA: protein MENFSKANRLIYLPFDGKGYFIERKNKFLGLIEFNKKIFEAHIHDPGRLEKILFKGNEILFQKNFNPKRKTKYEIIFGKYLDEFILINSKYHNSIAEKLISLGYINEIKKLKLIKKEVRINESKIDFLVINEEGKEYFIEVKGCTLENEKVALFPDAPTKRGSRHLKELCNLLEKHKNSILIFLIFTKQAEYFSPNKEIDKNFYENFINCIKRGLSVYSFRIEYNINDKHLYLSQIIPLKII, encoded by the coding sequence TTGGAAAATTTTTCAAAAGCAAATAGACTAATTTATTTACCATTTGATGGAAAAGGTTATTTTATAGAAAGAAAAAACAAATTTCTTGGATTAATCGAATTTAATAAAAAAATTTTTGAAGCACATATACATGACCCAGGTAGATTAGAAAAAATTCTTTTCAAAGGAAATGAGATATTATTTCAAAAAAATTTTAATCCAAAAAGAAAAACAAAATATGAAATTATTTTTGGTAAATATTTAGATGAATTTATTTTGATTAATTCAAAATACCATAATAGCATTGCAGAAAAATTAATTTCATTAGGATATATTAATGAGATTAAAAAGTTAAAATTGATAAAAAAAGAAGTTAGAATAAACGAAAGTAAAATTGATTTTTTGGTTATTAATGAAGAGGGTAAAGAGTATTTCATAGAAGTTAAAGGATGCACTCTTGAAAATGAAAAGGTTGCTCTTTTTCCTGATGCTCCAACTAAAAGAGGTTCAAGACATCTTAAAGAATTGTGTAATTTATTAGAAAAACATAAAAATTCTATATTAATTTTTCTTATATTTACAAAACAAGCAGAATATTTCTCACCAAACAAAGAAATTGATAAAAATTTTTATGAAAATTTTATAAATTGTATAAAAAGGGGATTAAGTGTTTATTCATTTAGAATTGAATATAACATTAATGATAAACATTTATACTTGAGTCAAATTATACCATTAAAAATTATTTAA
- a CDS encoding lysylphosphatidylglycerol synthase transmembrane domain-containing protein encodes MRNFKRNLTFALLLSLTVIILLFLISFLKEGREIFNVKLNYKYILYAFLLLISIWIFEVLRLKILLKFFNIKLSSLYLLYTYLLSYFFSTITPMGIGGFIAKVYLISKKRNFEVGNIISILTFLYLFNMFIYLIISIVLIFFIKNLTISFKFGERLILFLIIFIFLLSFVIFLITIKPEVFRQIAHKILNLFKKIVQEKREKIEKLIDDNFSRFVDGMRRVKNLNLKIIPIFLLTISSFIFLNSLSYFLIRSLGVHVNFYNPFLLQFIYHFFAGWSITPGGSGITEAIYSTLFLTQVELPKILPLVILFKFFTYYIYIIIGGVLTFKEIKEFLEIKKIYEEGRSY; translated from the coding sequence ATGAGAAATTTTAAAAGAAATTTAACTTTTGCTCTCTTATTAAGTTTAACTGTAATCATTCTATTATTTCTAATATCTTTTTTAAAAGAAGGAAGAGAAATTTTCAATGTTAAATTAAATTATAAATATATTTTATATGCGTTTCTCTTACTCATATCAATATGGATTTTTGAAGTTTTAAGATTAAAAATTTTACTAAAATTTTTTAATATAAAATTATCTTCTCTCTATTTGCTTTACACTTATCTTCTCTCATATTTCTTTTCAACAATAACACCAATGGGAATTGGTGGTTTTATAGCAAAAGTTTATCTTATATCAAAAAAGAGAAATTTTGAAGTTGGAAATATAATAAGTATTTTAACATTTCTTTATCTTTTTAACATGTTTATTTATCTTATAATTTCTATTGTTCTTATATTTTTTATTAAAAATTTAACAATAAGTTTTAAATTTGGTGAGAGATTGATTCTATTTCTCATAATATTTATTTTTCTATTAAGTTTTGTTATTTTTCTTATAACAATAAAGCCAGAGGTTTTTAGACAAATAGCACATAAAATATTAAATCTATTTAAAAAAATAGTTCAAGAAAAAAGAGAAAAAATAGAGAAATTAATTGATGATAATTTTTCAAGATTTGTTGATGGAATGAGAAGAGTAAAAAATTTAAATTTAAAAATTATTCCAATATTTCTATTAACAATTTCGTCTTTTATCTTTTTAAATTCACTTTCATATTTTTTAATCAGATCTTTAGGAGTTCATGTTAATTTTTATAATCCGTTTCTTTTACAATTTATCTATCACTTCTTTGCTGGTTGGAGTATAACACCTGGAGGAAGTGGTATAACAGAAGCAATTTATTCTACATTATTTTTAACTCAAGTTGAATTACCAAAAATTTTACCACTTGTAATTCTTTTTAAATTTTTTACATATTACATATATATAATAATTGGTGGAGTTTTAACTTTTAAAGAAATAAAGGAGTTCCTTGAAATTAAAAAAATTTATGAAGAGGGAAGAAGTTATTAA